The genomic DNA TTAGTGTGGTCAACCAGGGGATTCTTCGGCCGCCAGCGGCGGCCTCTGAATGGACAGGTAATACACTGTCCACATCACGTCGGCAGTCCCGTTTCGCTTCCTCGCCTTCACCGGCTATGGCAGCCATTCACTCTATGTTGCATATGCCAACATATCCGTACGGGGAAAAGATCAAAACGGGAAACAGATTATGGCGATGGTAAGGTGTGTACGAGGAGGGGATTCTTCGGTCGCGGCAAATAACGCCGCTCCCTCAGAATGACAGTATAATATAAAAGGCGACCTTCCCCCCCTGTCATTCCGAGCAAGCGGTGTTTAACAAGAACACTGGCATCAAGCCATAAAGATAAATGAAGTAGAAATGGTAACAACAGGGTGAAAGAATAGCGCCGCGAGGAATCTCGGGTAATGGCAAGCACTGTGCTTGACCATGGCAGCCATTCATTCCATGTCGCTGTCTCCAACATATCGGTACGGGGAAAAGCAGGAACCAGTTTGTATCGATAGAAAGGTGTGTTTGAGTGGTCAAGATTCCTCGTCGCGGCAAAATATAGCCGCTCGCTCGGAATGACAGGTAGTAGTATCTTTTTTTCTAACAGTAAAGGGGGCATGATGAAGTTGTCGAGATGGGCGGCCCGGGTGGCAGGCGGTGAGCAGGGGATGGTGCCATTCGTAACACCGCTGTTGGCCATATTCCCGAACATATTTTTTTTCCCCGATAATACCCGACAATAAAAGTTGTGATATAATTAAAAATAATGCTACGCGATGCAGGAGATTTGTTCGCTTGCCGTTCCAAAGGAGACAGGATAGATTGCTGAGACGATTCGCCAGCTATTACAGGCCCCATTGGCCTTTGTTCATTCTTGATTTTAGCAGTGCTTTCCTGATGGCTTCACTGGACCTGGTTTTTCCAGTTGCGGTTCAATGGACCATCGATCATATCATCCCCCAGAGAAACATGGCCCTTTTTTTGATGATCGGTGCTGCCCTGCTGGGGCTTTATCTTCTGCGTTCACTGCTCGAATATATCGTCAATTACTGGGGGCATGTGCTCGGGGTGCGCATTGAATTTGATATGCGCCAGGACCTTTTTGATCATATTCACAAGCTTTCCTTCCGCTATTTTGACCATACCAAAACAGGTCATATCATGTCGCGCCTTGTCAACGACCTCAACGAAATATCAGAGCTGGCTCATCATGGCCCGGAGGACCTGTTTATAGCTACGATAACATTGTGTGGCGCTATCGTTATCATGATGACCATCAACTGGCAGTTGACTCTTCCGATATTGTTCCTGGTGGTGGTGATGGGTTGGTTTGCAGTTAAAAAGAACAGGCAGATGCAGGAAGCCTTTCGCAATGTGCGCTTGAGAGTTGCCGATATCAATGCCCGGGTGGAAGATAGTATTTCGGGGGTAAGGGTGGTCAAGTCCTTTACCAATGAAAGCTATGAGATTGAAAAATTCAAACATGACAATCGAAAATTCCGCAGTTCAAAACAGGAATCTTTCCGCGCCATGGCTCAATTCTTTTCCGGGATCAACCTGTTTTCCAACCTGGCAAACCTGGCGGTAGTTTTGCTGGGCGGTTACTTTGTTTTTCGCGGGCAGATAACCGTGGGGGTGATGGTTGGATTTCTGCTTTACGTTTCCATGTTCCTGCAACCGATCCGCCGCATATCGATTCTGGTGGAGACTTATCAGAAAGGAATGGCCGGTTTCCACCGTTTTGTGGAGACGATGAAGGTAGAACCCGAGATCATAGACAGGAAGGATGCGCAGAAAGCCGGGCGCCTGCGGGGCGATATTTCCATCGACCGAGTCTCATTTGCCTATTCTCCGGGTAAAATCA from Bacillota bacterium includes the following:
- a CDS encoding ABC transporter ATP-binding protein, whose translation is MLRRFASYYRPHWPLFILDFSSAFLMASLDLVFPVAVQWTIDHIIPQRNMALFLMIGAALLGLYLLRSLLEYIVNYWGHVLGVRIEFDMRQDLFDHIHKLSFRYFDHTKTGHIMSRLVNDLNEISELAHHGPEDLFIATITLCGAIVIMMTINWQLTLPILFLVVVMGWFAVKKNRQMQEAFRNVRLRVADINARVEDSISGVRVVKSFTNESYEIEKFKHDNRKFRSSKQESFRAMAQFFSGINLFSNLANLAVVLLGGYFVFRGQITVGVMVGFLLYVSMFLQPIRRISILVETYQKGMAGFHRFVETMKVEPEIIDRKDAQKAGRLRGDISIDRVSFAYSPGKIILSDVDLKIAPGETVALVGPSGVGKTTICNLIPRFYDIQEGKISIDGVDIRDYTQRSLRRNIGIVQQDVYLFSGTVKENIAYGKIDTGDEEIIEAAIRANAHEFIMELEDGYETYVGERGVMLSGGQRQRIAIARIFLKNPPILILDEATSALDNETEAMIQEALFKLSRNRTTLVIAHRLTTVRNADRILVLTDEGIAEEGSHTDLLQKGGYYARLYEAQFNGFIPDTA